The Pontibacillus halophilus JSM 076056 = DSM 19796 genome includes a region encoding these proteins:
- the dnaA gene encoding chromosomal replication initiator protein DnaA: MENITELWNTTLSHVEEKISKPSFETWLKSTKADSLKDDTLIITAPNEFARDWLESRYADLISDTLYEVTGAQLRTKFIIPESKDESLDDLKPAAKQVPNIKQDEQEESPQSMLNSKYTFDTFVIGSGNRFAHAASLAVAEAPAKAYNPLFIYGGVGLGKTHLMHAIGHYVLDHNPSAKVVYLSSEKFTNEFINSIRDNKAVNFRNKYRNVDVLLIDDIQFLAGKEQTQEEFFHTFNTLHEESKQIVISSDRPPKEIPTLEDRLRSRFEWGLITDITPPDLETRIAILRKKAKAEGLDIPNEVMLYIANQIDTNIRELEGALIRVVAYSSLINRDINASLAAEALKDIIPSSKPRVITIQAIQEMVAKKYSIKLEDFAAKKRTKSVAYPRQIAMYLSREMTDFSLPKIGEEFGGRDHTTVIHAHEKISKMISSDSEVQRDIDELKESLKANT, encoded by the coding sequence TTGGAAAACATTACAGAGCTCTGGAATACTACGCTCAGTCATGTAGAAGAGAAAATCTCGAAGCCAAGCTTTGAGACATGGCTAAAGAGCACGAAAGCTGATTCCTTGAAGGATGATACGTTAATCATTACTGCTCCTAATGAATTCGCAAGAGATTGGTTAGAAAGTCGCTATGCTGATTTAATTTCTGACACATTATACGAAGTAACCGGGGCACAACTACGAACAAAGTTTATTATCCCCGAATCAAAAGATGAATCTCTCGATGACCTAAAACCCGCAGCCAAACAAGTCCCGAATATTAAACAAGACGAACAAGAAGAATCGCCTCAAAGCATGTTGAATTCGAAATATACGTTCGACACATTTGTTATTGGTTCTGGAAACCGATTTGCTCACGCTGCCTCACTAGCTGTAGCCGAAGCTCCTGCTAAGGCGTATAATCCACTCTTCATTTATGGAGGAGTTGGACTTGGAAAGACTCACCTGATGCATGCTATTGGACATTATGTATTAGATCATAATCCTTCTGCTAAGGTTGTTTACCTTTCTTCAGAGAAGTTTACGAACGAGTTCATTAACTCGATTCGGGACAATAAGGCCGTTAATTTCCGCAATAAATATCGAAATGTGGACGTGCTCTTAATTGATGATATTCAATTCCTCGCTGGAAAAGAACAAACTCAAGAAGAGTTCTTCCATACGTTCAACACGCTTCATGAAGAAAGTAAACAAATTGTCATCTCAAGTGATCGTCCACCTAAAGAGATTCCGACGCTTGAAGATCGACTTCGTTCCCGTTTCGAATGGGGTCTTATTACAGATATTACGCCTCCTGACTTAGAGACTCGGATTGCAATCCTAAGGAAAAAGGCGAAAGCTGAAGGCTTAGATATACCAAATGAAGTGATGCTCTATATTGCAAATCAAATAGATACGAACATCCGAGAACTAGAAGGTGCACTTATTCGTGTAGTTGCTTATTCTTCCCTCATTAATCGAGATATTAACGCATCCCTTGCAGCAGAGGCATTAAAGGATATCATTCCTTCTTCTAAGCCGAGGGTGATTACGATCCAGGCGATACAAGAGATGGTAGCGAAGAAATATAGCATTAAACTTGAGGATTTCGCTGCGAAGAAACGAACTAAATCTGTAGCTTATCCTCGCCAAATTGCTATGTATTTATCAAGAGAGATGACGGACTTCTCTTTACCTAAGATTGGCGAAGAATTCGGGGGTCGTGACCATACAACTGTCATTCACGCCCATGAGAAGATCTCTAAAATGATTAGTTCAGATTCAGAAGTTCAACGTGATATCGATGAATTAAAAGAATCACTGAAAGCAAACACTTAA
- the dnaN gene encoding DNA polymerase III subunit beta has product MKFTIQRDQLMASVQDVMKAISSRTTIPILTGMKLEASEDGIKLTGSDSDVSIESFIPAEEDGIVYVEDIQPGSIVLQAKYFPDIVRKLPQSSVHISVDDHLNVSIQSGSAEFHLNGQDAEEYPQLPQLQTEHSLEIPIDLLKTLIKQTVFAVSTSETRPILTGVNMQISGDDLYFVATDSHRLASRKVPMNGQLKNLSFENVVIPGKSLTELNKILDDSQETIEISVTENQILFRTKHLYFLSRLLDGNYPETSRLIPEQSKTVVQIDTKELLQSIDRASLLAKENRNSVVKLVTKNDTQVEITSNSPEVGKVVEEVRTESLEGEELKISFSAKYMMDALKVMDSEKVNIQFTGAMRPFLIQPIDDDQILQLILPVRTY; this is encoded by the coding sequence ATGAAGTTCACAATCCAACGAGATCAATTAATGGCTAGCGTTCAAGATGTCATGAAAGCCATCTCGTCTCGAACAACCATCCCTATCTTAACGGGTATGAAATTGGAAGCATCTGAGGATGGGATTAAATTAACCGGTAGTGATTCAGATGTATCCATTGAATCATTCATTCCAGCCGAAGAAGATGGAATTGTCTATGTAGAGGATATTCAACCAGGGAGTATCGTATTACAGGCTAAATATTTCCCGGATATTGTGCGTAAGTTACCACAATCGTCCGTTCATATTTCTGTTGATGACCATTTAAACGTTAGCATCCAATCTGGAAGTGCTGAATTTCACTTAAATGGCCAAGATGCAGAAGAATATCCACAGCTTCCTCAACTTCAAACTGAGCACAGCTTGGAGATTCCAATTGATTTATTGAAGACGCTAATTAAACAAACTGTTTTCGCGGTGTCCACGTCAGAAACACGACCTATCTTGACAGGTGTAAACATGCAGATTAGCGGAGACGATTTATACTTTGTCGCAACAGACAGCCATAGACTTGCTTCTAGAAAAGTTCCGATGAATGGCCAACTTAAGAATCTTTCTTTTGAGAATGTTGTCATTCCAGGTAAGAGCTTAACGGAACTGAATAAGATCTTAGATGATTCTCAGGAAACAATCGAAATTAGTGTGACGGAGAACCAAATTCTATTTAGAACGAAGCATCTATACTTCTTGTCTCGTTTGTTGGATGGAAACTATCCAGAAACATCCCGTCTTATTCCAGAGCAAAGCAAGACGGTTGTACAAATCGATACGAAAGAATTGCTACAATCCATTGACCGTGCTTCCTTACTTGCTAAAGAAAATCGAAATAGCGTCGTGAAACTCGTGACAAAGAACGATACACAAGTTGAAATTACGAGTAACTCGCCTGAAGTTGGGAAAGTTGTCGAAGAAGTTCGTACCGAATCGCTTGAAGGAGAAGAACTTAAGATTTCCTTTAGCGCTAAGTACATGATGGACGCACTGAAAGTCATGGATAGTGAAAAAGTAAATATTCAGTTCACAGGTGCCATGAGACCATTCTTGATTCAGCCTATTGATGATGACCAAATTCTTCAGCTGATTCTACCTGTTCGAACGTATTAA
- the yaaA gene encoding S4 domain-containing protein YaaA, which yields MNEIEINTEMIQLGKFLQIAGVIETGGMAKWFLSEFAVTVNGEEESRRGRKLTIGDVIEIEEVGTFKVVPEPEELD from the coding sequence ATGAACGAAATTGAAATCAATACAGAAATGATCCAATTAGGTAAGTTTCTACAAATTGCTGGCGTTATTGAAACTGGTGGCATGGCCAAGTGGTTCTTGTCTGAATTTGCTGTAACAGTAAATGGAGAAGAAGAATCAAGACGCGGTCGTAAGCTAACGATTGGCGATGTCATTGAAATTGAGGAAGTTGGCACATTTAAGGTCGTACCAGAACCAGAAGAGTTGGATTAA
- the recF gene encoding DNA replication/repair protein RecF (All proteins in this family for which functions are known are DNA-binding proteins that assist the filamentation of RecA onto DNA for the initiation of recombination or recombinational repair.), protein MRIDELALRHYRNYEELHLTFDDRVNVIIGENAQGKTNLMEAIYVLAFSKSHRTPRDKELIKWDEEYAKIKGAVHKRNRRLPMEIVVSKKGKKAKLNHLEQKRLSDYIGALNVVMFAPEDLNLVKGNPQVRRRFIDMEIGQIQPTYIYHLGQYQKVLKQRNSLLKDMQRNRHAQPDRTMLHILTEQLVEHAAVITSKRFTFMQLLRNWATPIHEGISRGLERLEIGYQATADVSEDMDLSKMIEVYTNKFQDIENKEIERGTSLSGPHRDDLVLYVNGKDVQTYGSQGQQRTTALSLKLAEIELIKSEVGEYPILLLDDVLSELDDHRQSHLLHTIQGKVQTFVSTTSVDGIEHETLKQADLFYVTEGKVTKEK, encoded by the coding sequence ATGCGCATAGATGAATTGGCATTAAGACATTACCGGAATTATGAAGAGCTGCATCTCACATTTGATGATCGAGTCAATGTGATTATTGGAGAGAACGCCCAGGGGAAGACAAACTTGATGGAAGCCATCTATGTTTTAGCTTTTTCGAAATCTCATCGTACGCCACGGGACAAAGAATTGATTAAATGGGACGAGGAATATGCTAAAATAAAAGGGGCAGTCCATAAACGAAATCGACGACTACCGATGGAGATTGTCGTATCTAAGAAGGGCAAGAAAGCGAAATTAAATCACCTTGAACAAAAACGCCTCAGCGATTACATTGGGGCGTTAAATGTTGTGATGTTTGCTCCGGAGGATTTGAATCTTGTAAAGGGAAATCCTCAAGTACGACGTCGGTTTATTGATATGGAGATTGGTCAGATTCAACCGACTTATATTTATCATTTAGGACAATATCAAAAAGTTTTGAAACAGCGTAACTCGCTCTTGAAAGACATGCAGCGTAATCGTCACGCACAGCCAGACCGGACCATGTTGCACATTCTAACCGAGCAACTTGTAGAACATGCGGCTGTCATTACTTCCAAGCGTTTTACGTTCATGCAGCTCCTTCGGAATTGGGCAACACCCATCCATGAAGGGATTAGTCGTGGCCTTGAACGATTAGAAATTGGCTATCAAGCTACTGCGGATGTATCAGAGGACATGGATTTGTCCAAAATGATAGAAGTCTATACAAATAAATTTCAAGATATAGAGAACAAGGAGATTGAACGAGGGACCTCACTTTCAGGTCCACATCGTGATGACCTTGTTTTGTATGTGAACGGTAAAGACGTCCAGACGTATGGTTCCCAAGGCCAACAGCGTACAACGGCCCTATCCTTGAAACTGGCCGAAATTGAGCTGATTAAGAGTGAGGTTGGGGAATATCCAATTCTTCTCTTGGATGATGTCTTGAGTGAACTAGACGACCATCGTCAATCCCATCTCTTGCACACGATTCAAGGAAAGGTGCAAACATTTGTGAGCACAACAAGTGTGGACGGGATTGAACATGAGACGTTGAAGCAAGCGGATCTGTTTTATGTGACGGAAGGCAAAGTGACGAAGGAGAAGTGA
- the remB gene encoding extracellular matrix regulator RemB, whose amino-acid sequence MFIHIGEDHVIESKDVIAIVDSDLMDSSQIVEEMITNQTRNERVFDSPQADTKSIVITKQFIYFSPLSVYTLKKRANMTSALKNMDDYSEEFTE is encoded by the coding sequence GTGTTTATACACATTGGGGAAGACCACGTAATTGAGTCGAAAGATGTTATTGCAATTGTAGATTCAGATTTAATGGATTCCTCTCAGATTGTAGAGGAAATGATTACGAACCAGACACGAAATGAACGCGTGTTTGACTCTCCACAAGCGGACACGAAGTCAATCGTCATTACAAAACAGTTTATCTATTTCAGCCCGTTGTCTGTTTACACGTTGAAAAAGCGGGCAAATATGACATCGGCTTTAAAGAATATGGATGATTACTCTGAAGAGTTTACGGAATAA
- the gyrB gene encoding DNA topoisomerase (ATP-hydrolyzing) subunit B encodes MDDNVTNEQSYDESQIQVLEGLEAVRKRPGMYIGSTNEKGLHHLVWEIVDNSIDEALAGYCDTITVTIEEDNSITVTDNGRGIPVGMHKKVNRPAVEVILTVLHAGGKFGGGGYKVSGGLHGVGASVVNALSSELEVYVHLDGKIHYQRFHRGVPEEDLKVIGETDVTGTRIHFTPDEEIFTETREYNYDTLANRLRELAFLNKGITITIDDKREEEAEEKAFYYEGGISSYVEHLNRTREVFHEPFYVETEQEGITVEIALQYNDGFVGNIYSFANNINTYEGGTHESGFKTALTRVINDYARKNQMFKDNDPNLTGDDVREGLTAIISIKHPDPQFEGQTKTKLGNSEARTVTDAVFNEQFSKFLFENPETARKVVEKGLMASRARSAAKKARELTRRKNALEVSNLPGKLADCASKDPSIGELYIVEGDSAGGSAKQGRDRHFQAILPLRGKIINVEKARLDKILSNNEVRSIITALGTGIGEDFDISKARYHKIVIMTDADVDGAHIRTLLLTFFYRYMRPLLEYGYIYIAQPPLYKIQQGKVAYYAYNDKEMEAKLEELPKQPKPGLQRYKGLGEMNPEQLWETTMNPETRTTLQVSLQDAIEADEIFEILMGDKVEPRRNFIQDNAQYVKNLDV; translated from the coding sequence ATGGATGATAACGTAACAAATGAACAGAGCTATGATGAAAGTCAGATACAAGTACTAGAAGGTCTAGAAGCTGTTCGTAAACGTCCCGGCATGTACATTGGCTCTACGAATGAGAAAGGACTTCATCACCTTGTCTGGGAGATTGTCGATAATAGTATTGATGAAGCTTTAGCGGGCTACTGCGATACGATTACCGTGACAATCGAAGAAGACAATAGCATTACCGTTACGGATAACGGTCGAGGAATTCCAGTTGGCATGCACAAAAAGGTGAATCGACCAGCTGTTGAAGTAATTCTGACTGTTCTACACGCAGGTGGTAAGTTTGGTGGCGGCGGATATAAAGTTTCAGGGGGACTTCACGGTGTTGGAGCTTCCGTTGTAAATGCCTTGTCATCTGAACTAGAAGTCTATGTTCATCTAGATGGGAAGATTCATTACCAACGCTTCCATCGTGGCGTCCCAGAAGAAGATCTGAAAGTAATCGGGGAAACGGATGTAACAGGTACTCGTATCCATTTCACACCTGATGAAGAGATCTTCACAGAAACACGAGAGTATAACTACGATACGCTTGCAAATCGCTTGAGAGAGCTAGCGTTTTTAAATAAAGGCATTACCATTACGATTGATGACAAGCGAGAAGAAGAAGCTGAGGAGAAGGCGTTCTATTACGAAGGTGGAATTAGTTCCTACGTGGAGCACTTGAATCGCACACGTGAAGTATTTCATGAGCCATTCTATGTGGAAACGGAACAAGAGGGGATTACAGTAGAGATTGCCCTTCAATACAATGACGGCTTCGTAGGGAACATCTATTCATTCGCCAATAACATTAATACGTATGAAGGCGGAACGCATGAATCAGGATTTAAGACGGCACTGACGCGTGTCATTAACGATTATGCGAGAAAGAATCAGATGTTCAAGGATAACGACCCGAACCTAACAGGGGACGATGTGCGAGAAGGATTAACAGCCATTATCTCCATCAAGCACCCAGACCCTCAGTTTGAGGGACAAACGAAAACGAAGCTTGGGAATAGTGAGGCTCGTACGGTGACAGACGCTGTCTTCAACGAACAGTTCTCTAAATTCCTATTCGAGAACCCTGAAACGGCTCGCAAAGTTGTCGAGAAAGGGTTAATGGCTTCTCGTGCCCGTTCGGCAGCGAAAAAAGCACGTGAATTGACCCGAAGAAAGAATGCGCTTGAAGTATCGAATCTTCCTGGTAAATTGGCGGATTGTGCTTCGAAAGACCCGTCCATTGGAGAACTGTACATCGTTGAGGGTGACTCAGCGGGAGGTTCTGCTAAGCAAGGCCGAGACCGTCACTTCCAAGCCATTCTTCCATTACGCGGAAAAATTATAAACGTTGAGAAGGCGCGTCTAGATAAAATCCTTTCCAACAATGAGGTTCGTTCCATCATCACAGCACTTGGAACGGGAATTGGGGAAGACTTTGATATCTCGAAGGCCCGCTATCATAAGATTGTCATTATGACAGATGCGGATGTGGATGGTGCACACATTCGAACACTATTATTAACGTTCTTCTATCGCTATATGCGCCCGTTGCTAGAGTATGGCTATATTTATATCGCTCAGCCGCCTCTATACAAGATCCAACAAGGAAAAGTGGCCTATTACGCTTACAACGATAAAGAGATGGAAGCGAAGCTAGAAGAACTTCCTAAGCAGCCTAAGCCAGGCTTACAACGCTATAAGGGTCTTGGTGAGATGAATCCTGAGCAACTTTGGGAAACAACAATGAATCCTGAAACTAGAACGACGCTACAGGTTAGTCTACAAGACGCGATTGAAGCGGATGAAATATTTGAGATTCTGATGGGAGACAAAGTAGAGCCCCGCAGAAACTTTATTCAAGATAATGCCCAATATGTGAAAAACCTTGATGTGTAA
- the gyrA gene encoding DNA gyrase subunit A, which produces MADQQRPQVQEINISQEMKTSFMDYAMSVIVSRALPDVRDGLKPVHRRILYAMHDLGMHADKAYKKSARIVGEVIGKYHPHGDSAVYDTMVRMAQDFNYRYELVDGHGNFGSVDGDAAAAMRYTEARMSKISMEILRDINKDTIDYDENYDGTEREPLVLPARFPNLLVNGGSGIAVGMATNIPPHQLGEVIDALLAVSRDPEITIEELMQDYIYGPDFPTGGQILGRSGIRKAFETGKGSVTVRAKTEIEELSNGKPRIIVTELPFQVNKAKLVEKIAELVRDKKIDGITDLRDESDRDGMRVVIELRKDVNANVLLNNLYKQTALQTSFGINTLALVNGRPKVLTLKECLNHYLAHQVEVIERRTRYELNKAEARAHILEGLRVALDHIDEIITLIRESQTTDIAKEGLMTRFELSDKQAQAILDMRLQRLTGLEREKIESEYQQLINHIAELKAILADEEKVLEIIREELMEIRDRFNDTRRTEIIAGGVDFIEDEDLIPEETVVVTLTHQGYIKRLPATTYRSQRRGGRGIQGMGTNEDDFVEHLLSTSSHHTLLFFTNKGKVYRAKGYEVPEFSRTAKGIPIINLLGVEKGEWVNAVIAVDEFDEESYLFFTTKFGVSKRTSVSQFANIRKGGLIALNLREGDELISARLTDGNKDIIIGTKGGYLIRFPEVDVRPMGRTASGVKGISLREDDEVVSMEILEEDVYVLNVTTKGFGKRTPASEYRITGRGGKGILTCNLTERNGEVVTVKAVREEEDVMIITESGVLIRMPVDSISITGRNTQGVRLIRVQDEEEVATVARIAREEEVEEAIEGVAVEETEHLPGTTDQQQEETTEEE; this is translated from the coding sequence ATGGCAGATCAACAACGTCCCCAAGTACAAGAAATTAATATCAGTCAAGAAATGAAGACATCCTTTATGGACTATGCCATGAGTGTAATTGTGTCTCGTGCTCTTCCTGACGTTCGAGACGGACTTAAGCCTGTGCACCGTCGTATCCTGTATGCTATGCATGATTTAGGAATGCACGCAGACAAAGCCTATAAGAAATCAGCACGTATCGTCGGTGAGGTAATTGGTAAGTACCACCCTCACGGAGATTCAGCCGTATACGACACGATGGTTCGTATGGCACAGGATTTCAACTATCGCTACGAGCTTGTCGATGGACACGGAAACTTTGGTTCAGTCGATGGAGATGCAGCGGCTGCTATGCGTTATACCGAAGCGCGTATGTCTAAGATCTCGATGGAAATCCTACGAGATATCAACAAGGATACAATCGACTATGATGAGAACTACGATGGCACTGAGCGCGAACCACTCGTTCTTCCTGCCCGTTTCCCGAACCTACTTGTGAATGGTGGTAGCGGAATTGCGGTTGGAATGGCGACAAACATTCCGCCTCATCAACTCGGCGAAGTCATTGATGCGTTGCTTGCTGTAAGCCGCGATCCAGAAATTACGATTGAAGAACTTATGCAAGATTACATTTACGGACCAGATTTCCCAACGGGTGGGCAAATCCTAGGTCGTAGTGGAATCCGAAAAGCCTTTGAAACTGGTAAAGGCTCCGTTACGGTTAGAGCTAAAACCGAAATCGAAGAGTTATCGAATGGTAAGCCACGTATTATCGTGACTGAGCTGCCTTTCCAAGTAAACAAGGCAAAACTTGTTGAGAAGATTGCGGAGCTCGTTCGAGATAAGAAGATTGATGGAATTACAGACCTACGAGATGAGTCTGACCGTGATGGAATGCGAGTTGTGATTGAACTTCGTAAAGATGTGAACGCAAACGTCTTACTCAATAACCTGTATAAGCAAACGGCCTTACAAACCTCCTTCGGGATTAATACGCTTGCGCTTGTGAATGGTCGTCCGAAAGTACTGACACTTAAAGAATGCTTAAATCATTACTTAGCACACCAAGTGGAAGTCATCGAGCGCCGTACTCGTTATGAATTGAATAAGGCAGAAGCAAGAGCTCATATTCTTGAAGGGTTACGTGTAGCCTTAGACCACATCGATGAAATCATTACCTTAATTCGTGAATCCCAAACAACAGATATTGCGAAAGAAGGCTTAATGACTAGGTTCGAATTATCCGATAAACAGGCACAGGCGATTTTAGATATGCGTCTACAGCGCTTAACAGGATTAGAGCGTGAAAAGATTGAGTCTGAATATCAACAGCTCATCAACCACATCGCTGAACTAAAGGCAATCTTAGCCGATGAAGAGAAAGTGCTTGAAATCATTCGTGAAGAGTTAATGGAAATTCGTGACCGTTTCAACGATACACGTCGCACGGAGATCATCGCAGGTGGCGTTGACTTCATTGAGGATGAAGACCTGATTCCTGAAGAGACGGTTGTAGTGACTCTAACTCACCAAGGATATATTAAGCGCCTTCCAGCAACTACGTATCGTTCCCAACGACGTGGTGGAAGAGGCATACAAGGAATGGGCACAAATGAAGACGACTTTGTGGAACATCTCCTGTCTACGTCCTCTCACCATACGTTGCTGTTCTTTACGAACAAAGGGAAAGTTTACCGCGCTAAAGGCTATGAAGTTCCTGAATTTAGTCGAACGGCGAAAGGGATTCCAATTATTAATCTACTAGGCGTTGAAAAAGGCGAGTGGGTTAATGCTGTTATAGCGGTGGATGAATTTGATGAAGAATCGTACTTGTTCTTCACAACTAAATTCGGCGTATCGAAGCGTACATCCGTTTCCCAGTTTGCAAACATCCGTAAAGGTGGCCTCATCGCACTAAACTTACGTGAAGGCGATGAATTGATCTCTGCTCGTCTAACCGACGGCAACAAAGATATCATCATCGGTACAAAAGGTGGATATCTCATCCGCTTCCCAGAAGTAGATGTCCGTCCAATGGGACGTACTGCATCAGGCGTTAAAGGAATTTCCCTTCGAGAAGACGATGAGGTTGTGTCTATGGAAATTCTAGAAGAAGATGTGTACGTATTGAACGTCACTACGAAAGGTTTCGGGAAACGAACACCAGCTTCTGAATACCGCATTACAGGGCGTGGAGGAAAAGGTATTCTCACATGTAACCTAACTGAGCGGAATGGAGAAGTGGTGACCGTTAAGGCAGTTCGTGAAGAAGAAGACGTCATGATTATTACGGAAAGTGGAGTCTTAATCCGTATGCCGGTAGACAGCATCTCCATAACTGGACGTAATACGCAAGGGGTGCGCCTCATCCGAGTTCAAGATGAAGAGGAAGTAGCAACCGTTGCACGGATTGCAAGAGAAGAAGAAGTAGAAGAAGCCATTGAAGGAGTAGCCGTTGAAGAGACGGAACATCTTCCAGGCACAACTGACCAACAACAAGAAGAAACAACCGAAGAAGAGTAG
- a CDS encoding HD-GYP domain-containing protein: MHIHTSQLIEGCMITKDVTGKTNHPIVEKNTVVKPIHIEILHDFMIDEVEVGPKLANGSTFKPKESKEEPSIVEESLDERRGASPFVDHYLEGVAAYKRMYQNWKSGADVDIASVRETFLPLFKRASRHANDVITLHHYSSKSDYIYHHSVAVGLLSFLIASKLQFNEREQLQVGISGLLSDCGMAKIDERILSKSGPLTEAEYTEIKQHPSYSYKMLERVSSVSQSVRFGALQHHERMDGSGYPLGVHDNKLHPYGKIIAVSDMYHAMTCERLYKTKQSPFRVIEAIMKDQFGKFDPHVVQVFVKQITNFSAGTKVRLSNNQHGEIIFIEDQLPTRPMIRLSHSDQIIHLKDYPQTYIEEVL; encoded by the coding sequence GTGCATATACATACAAGCCAACTCATTGAAGGATGTATGATTACAAAGGATGTAACGGGTAAAACCAATCATCCTATTGTAGAGAAGAACACGGTTGTAAAACCTATTCACATTGAAATTCTTCATGACTTTATGATTGATGAAGTGGAAGTGGGGCCAAAGCTTGCGAACGGTTCGACGTTCAAACCGAAAGAGTCAAAGGAAGAACCGAGTATAGTAGAAGAAAGCTTAGATGAAAGAAGAGGGGCTTCCCCCTTTGTCGATCATTACCTAGAAGGCGTTGCTGCTTATAAGCGTATGTATCAAAATTGGAAGTCAGGAGCAGATGTCGATATCGCTTCTGTGCGCGAGACATTTCTTCCGTTGTTCAAACGTGCATCTCGGCATGCCAACGATGTCATTACACTTCATCATTACTCGAGTAAATCTGACTACATCTACCACCACAGTGTGGCTGTAGGATTGTTATCCTTCTTGATTGCATCGAAACTTCAATTCAATGAGAGAGAACAACTGCAGGTAGGGATTTCTGGATTATTGAGTGATTGTGGGATGGCGAAGATTGACGAACGTATTCTGTCTAAGTCAGGGCCATTAACCGAAGCAGAGTATACAGAGATTAAACAACATCCAAGCTATTCTTATAAGATGCTAGAGCGCGTGTCTTCCGTCAGTCAATCTGTCCGTTTTGGAGCATTGCAGCACCATGAGCGCATGGACGGCAGCGGATATCCATTAGGTGTACATGACAATAAGCTACACCCTTATGGCAAGATCATTGCTGTAAGCGATATGTATCATGCTATGACATGCGAACGTCTATATAAGACGAAGCAATCCCCGTTTAGGGTAATAGAAGCGATTATGAAAGACCAGTTTGGCAAATTTGATCCGCATGTTGTTCAAGTGTTCGTCAAACAGATTACAAACTTCTCAGCAGGGACTAAAGTGAGACTCTCTAACAACCAACATGGTGAGATTATCTTT